In Clostridiaceae bacterium, the sequence TGTCTTAGGCCAGGTTAATAATGAAGTTTTTATAAGTGGAAGATCTCTTGGAGATATAAATGTCCAGGTAATAATGGAGAATTTAGGAGGCGGAGGGCACTTTACTGTTGCAGGAACAAAGCTTCAGGGAATTTCGATTGAACAGGCAAAAGAAAAGCTTAAATATGTTATAATTGAATATATAAAGGAAAGGGAGAAGGAAGGCTGAATCGGGGGTGTTGATATGAAAGTTATTTTAAAGCAGGATATTAATGGTTTAGGTAAAAAGGATGATACGGTAAATGTTAGTGATGGATATGCAAGAAACTACTTATTACCGAAAGGTTTGGCTGTTGTTGCGGATGCGACAAATATAAATATTGCTAAAGCCAAAAAGGAAGCTGAAATAAATAAAAAAGCAAGGGAGCTTGAGAAGGCAAAAGCTCTTGCAGCCAAACTAAGAGATATTACTGTAGTTATTAAGGCCAAGTCAGGAGATAACGGAAGGTTATTCGGCTCTATTACTACTAAAGATATTGCGGACAAGTTGTTATCTGATTTTAATTTGGATATAGATAAAAAGAAATTGGTTTTGGAGGAAGCAATTAAAACTTTGGGAATCACTGAAGTAGAAGCAAAACTATATCCTGGAGTAACTGAAAAATTCAAGGTCAAAGTAGTACAGGAATAATCAGAAACAACAATTACCCTAAGCATGTACAATAAAATATACGCTAAACTTTTTTGCAAAGCATATATAAATAATATATTAAATATGCATAGCAAACATAAATATGCACACTTAACAATTAACAATTGCATTTAT encodes:
- a CDS encoding 50S ribosomal protein L9 → MKVILKQDINGLGKKDDTVNVSDGYARNYLLPKGLAVVADATNINIAKAKKEAEINKKARELEKAKALAAKLRDITVVIKAKSGDNGRLFGSITTKDIADKLLSDFNLDIDKKKLVLEEAIKTLGITEVEAKLYPGVTEKFKVKVVQE